The Quadrisphaera sp. RL12-1S sequence GGCGAGCGCCCCGAGGCGGTCGGGCTGGCGGTGCTGCGCCGCGGGCGGGTGGTGCTGCCGGCCCCCGCCGTCGTCGTCCACGTCGAGCAGCTGTGGGTGGCGCCCGCGTGGCGCCGGCGCGGGGTCGGGCACCAGCTGCTGGCCGCCGTGGCGGCCTCCGCCGAGGCCGCCGGGGCCGAGGAGGTCCAGGCCGCCGCCGCGAGCGGGCAGCGCGACGTGCAGCGGTTCCTGGCCCGGCTCGGGTTCGCCCGGCCGGTGGTGGTGCGCTCGGCGCCGCTGGCGGTGCTGCGCTCCCGCCTGGCCGCCGCGGGAGCCGCGGGGGGCGGGCGGCGCGACCGGCGCCGCGCCGCGCTGGACGAGCTGGTGGCCCGCCGCCGCCGTCAGCTGGACCGCGCACCCGGCTGACCCGGCGCCAGCCCCCGAGCGCCGCCGTCAGCGCGGAGGGGCGTCCCGCAGCTGGCAGGTGATGCGGGAGGTGCACACCCGCCGGCCCCGCTCGTCGGTGATGACCACCTCGTAGGTGGCCGTGGTGCGCCCCTGGTGCAGCGGCTCGGTGCGTCCGGTGACCACGCCGGAGCGCACCGCCCGGTGGTGGGTGGCGTTGATGTCCACGCCCACGGCCACCCGGCCCTCGCCGGCGCACAGGGCGGCGGCCACCGAGCCGAGCGTCTCGGCCAGCACCACCGACGCGCCGCCGTGCAGCAGGCCGTAGGGCTGGGTGTTGCCCTCCACGGGCATGGTGCCGGTGGGGCGGGCGGGGTCGCTCAGGTCCAGGCGGATGCCCATCCGCTCGATGAGCGTCCCCGCGGTGGACAGGACGGCGTTGCCGGTGAGGTGCTCCGGGACGCCGGTCGGGGAGGTGGGGCTGTCGGTCACCCCGCCTAGGCTGGCAGACGTGACGACGACGAGCAGCGCCACCAGCGTGGACGCCGTGCTGGAGGGGCCCCGTCCCCGCCTCCTGCTGGTGGACGGCCACTCGCTGGCCTACCGGGCCTTCTTCGCCCTGCCCGCGGAGAACTTCTCCACCTCGACCGGGCAGGTCACCAACGCCGTGTACGGCTTCACCTCGATGCTCATCAACCTCCTGCGCGACGAGGCCCCCACGCACGTCGGCGTGGCGTTCGACGTCTCCAAGCGCACCTTCCGCACCGAGGAGTACCCCGAGTACAAGGCCGGCCGCTCCGCCACCCCGACCGAGTTCACCGGCCAGGTCGACCTCGTCAAGGAGGTCCTCGCCGCGCTGCGCATCGCGGTGGTGACCAAGGAGGGCTACGAGGCGGACGACGTCATCGCCACCCTCACCGGCGCCGCCCGCGCCCAGGGCGCCGAGGTGCTGGTGGTCACCGGTGACCGCGACGCCTTCCAGCTGGTCGACGAGGCCACGACGGTGCTCTACCCGCGCAAGGGCGTGTCCGACCTGGCCCGCATGACCCCGGAGGCCGTCGAGGAGAAGTACGGCGTCCGCCCCGAGCGCTACGGGGACCTCGCCGCCCTGGTGGGCGAGACCAGCGACAACCTGCCCGGCGTGCCCGGCGTCGGGCCCAAGACCGCCGCCAAGTGGCTCACCGCCCACGGGGACCTGCAGGGCCTCGTCGCCGGCGTCGGGTCGCTGACGGGCAAGGCCGGCCAGTCCCTGCGCGACCACCTCGACCAGGTGCTGCGCAACAAGCGCCTCAACGCGCCCGTGCGCGACCTGGAGCTGCCCGTCGTCGTCGACGACCTCGCCGTGCGCCCGTGGGACCGCGAGGAGGTCCACCGGGTCTTCGACGGCCTGGAGTTCCGCGTCCTGCGCGACCGGCTGTTCGCGACCCTGTCCGCCGACGAGCCCGAGGTGGACGGCGGCTTCGCCGTCAGCGCCGAGCGCCCCGCCGGGTCCGACGCCGCCGCGTGGATCGCCGCGCACGCCGCCCCGGGCGGGCCCGCCTCCGGCGTGGCCGTGCTGGGCCGGTGGAGCGGAGGGTCCGGTGACGCCTGGGGCCTGGCCCTGGCCGGTGCTGACGGCGCCACCGCCTGGTTCGACCTGCGCGAGCTCTCCCCGGACGCCGAGGCCGCCCTCGCGGCGTGGCTCGCCGACGCCGACGCCCCGAAGGTCCTCCACGACGCCAAGCCCGCCCTGCACGCCCTCGCCGAGCGGGGGACGCCGCTGGCCGGCCTGGTGGCCGACACCGCGCTCGCGGCGTACCTGTGCCAGCCCGACCAGCGCAGCTACGACCTCGCCGACCTCGCCGTGAGGTTCCTCCAGCGCGAGCTCAAGGTCGACGAGGACGCCGCCGGCGCCGGGGAGCAGCAGGGCGTGCTCGACCTGGACGGCGACGCCGCCGGTCCCGACGAGGGGCAGCTCGCCTGCGTGCGCGCGGCCGCCGCCCTGGAGCTGTCGGCGGTGCTGGCCGAGCAGGTCGAGCAGCGCGGCGGCACCCAGCTGCTCGGCGAGCTCGAGCTGCCGCTGGTGCCCCTGCTCGCGCAGATGGAGGCCGACGGCATCGCCGTCGACACCGCCGCGCTGGAGCGTCTCGAGGGCGAGTTCGCCGAGGTGGTGGCCGACGCCGCCGAGGAGGCCTACGCGGCCATCGGCGGGCAGAAGATCAACCTCGGCTCGCCCAAGCAGCTGCAGGTGGTGCTCTTCGAGCAGCTGGGCATGCCCAAGACCAAGCGCACCAAGACCGGCTGGACCACGGACGCCGAGGCCCTCGCCGACCTCAACGTCCGCCAGCCGCACCCCTTCCTCGACCACCTGCTCCGGCACCGCGACGCCTCGCGGCTGCGCCAGACCGTCGAGGGGCTGCTCAAGGCCGTCGCCGACGACGGGCGCATCCACACGACCTTCCAGCAGACCATCGCGGCCACCGGTCGCCTGAGCTCGACCGACCCGAACCTGCAGAACATCCCGATCCGCACCGCCGAGGGCCGCCGGATCCGCGAGGCGTTCGTCGTCGGCCGGGACGCCGAGGTCCTCCTCACCGCCGACTACAGCCAGATCGAGATGCGGATCATGGCGCACCTGTCCGGCGACGAGGGCCTCATCGAGGCCTTCCGCTCCGGTGAGGACCTGCACCGCTTCGTGGGCGCCCGCGTCTTCGGGGTGGAGCCCGCCGACGTCACCGGCGAGATGCGCGCCAAGATCAAGGCGATGTCCTACGGCCTGGCCTACGGGCTGTCGGCGTTCGGCCTGTCGCGCCAGCTCACCATCCCCGTCGACGAGGCCCGCGGCCTCATGGACGACTACTTCGCCCGGTTCGGCGGCGTGCGCGACTACCTGCGCGGCGTGGTCGAGGAGGCGCGGGCCACCGGCTTCACCGAGACCGTCCTGGGGCGTCGCCGGTACCTGCCCGACCTCACCAGCGACAACCGGCAGCGGCGAGAGATCGCCGAGCGGATGGCGCTGAACGCGCCCATCCAGGGCTCCGCGGCGGACGTCATCAAGTTGGCGATGCTGGGGGTGGAGCGGGCCCTGCGCGAGCAGGACCTGCGCTCGCGGCTGCTGCTGCAGGTGCACGACGAGCTCGTCGTCGACGTCGCCCCCGGTGAGCGGGAGGCGGTGGAGGCCCTCCTGCGCGAGCAGATGGGGGCCCGCGTCCAGGAGCGCACGCAGCTGAGCGTGCCGCTGGACGTGTCGGTGGGCGCCGGGGCGTCCTGGCACGAGGCCGGCCACTGATCCCCCGGAGGGGTGACAGCGGCCCCCACCCCTCCTGACGGCGTCGCCGCGGTCGATGGAGGGGTGTGGAGACCACCGCGCCGCTGGACGCCGCCCCCTCGCGGCGCAGCGCCGTGACGCGCTGGACCGCGGTCCTGGCCGACGCCCGGCAGGAGCGGCGGTTCCGCGCGGCCCGCGCCCACGTCATGCGGCGGGACGTGCAGGTGGTCGCCGTGGCCCTCATCGCCTACAACGCGTGGTCGGCGGGTGAGAAGCTGCTCGACGCGCCGGCCTCCGCGGGGGGCCTGGGCCTGGTCGCCAACAACGCCGTCCTGCTGGTCGCCTGCGTGGCGGCCGTCCTCGTGGTGCGGCGCGTGCGCACCTGGGTCGGGGCCGCTGCGGTGCTCGTCTGCGGCGTGGGGGTCTACACGGTCGTCAACGTGGCGAGCGTGGTCGGGCAGGTCTTCCCACCGCAGTCCGCCGTCCTCATCGCGGTGATGTCGGTGGCGGTGCTGTACCTGCACGCGCAGCTGCCGGTCGCGGCGACCGCCGCGCTCACGGGCCTGTGGACGCTGGTGAGCACCGGGGCGATCGCCGTGGCCATCGCCCGGCTCCCCGCGGGCGACCCGCGCGGCGGCTGGGACGTCCTCGTGGAGGGCGGCGTCCTCATGGTCATCATCAACGCCATCGGTCTGGTCTCGACGCACCGGACCGCGGTGGGGGAGCGGATGCTCTTCGCCGAGCGCGAGCACGTCCAGCGCCTGTCCACCACCGACCCGCTCACCGGGGCGGCCAACCGCCGCCGGTGGGAGCAGCAGCTCGACGCCGCGTGGCGGGAGTGCGGGCGCGACGGCTCGCCGGTGGGCCTGCTGCTCGTGGACGTCGACAGGTTCAAGGCGGTCAACGACCGCTTCGGCCACTCCGGCGGGGACGACGTGCTGCGCCGCGTGGCGCAGCTGCTGTCCGCCCGCGCCCAGCGCGGCCGCGACCTCGTGGCGCGCCTGGGTGGCGACGAGTTCGCGGTGGTGCTGCCCGGGACCCCCCTGGAGGCCGTCCGCGAGATCGCCGACGCGCTCCTGGCGGACGTCCGGGCGCTGCGCACGAGCGTCCCGGCGGACGACCCCCTGAGCGTGCTCGCCCTGAGCGTCGGCGCGGGAGCCGCCGTCCCCCCGGCAGGGGCGGCGGCGGGGTCGGGGTGGGGCGGCGCGGTCGCCGAGGTCGACGCGCTGCTCTACCGGGCCAAGGCCGACGGACGGGACCGGGTCTGCTCGGCGGCCTCCCCGGAGGAGCGCCCCGCGGCGGGCCTCACGCGCTGAGCCGCTCGCACACGAAGACGGCGGTGCCCGGCAGGTGCTCGCCGCGCAGCGCGCTCCACCCGCCCCAGGTGGGCTGCTCCGGGTGGCTCCACTCCGGCTCCACGAGGTCGACGAGGCCGAAGCCGGCGCCGCGCAGGAGCCGCACCCAGTCGCCGAGCGTGCGGTGGTGCTCCGCGTACAGGAGCGCGCCGTCGTCGTCGCGCTCCACGTACGGGGCCCTGTCGAAGTAGGAGCGGTCGGCCACGAGACCGCGCGGCCCGGGGTCGTCGGGGAAGGCCCAGCGCACCGGGTGGCTGACCGAGAACGACCACCGCCCGCCGGGCACCAGCACGCGGTGCACCTCGGCCAGCACCCCGGCGGCGTCCGCGGTGAAGGGCAGCGCCCCGTACGCGGAGAAGGCCACGTCCGCGCTGGCGGCGGCCAGCGGCAGGCGGCCCGCGTCGGCCTGGAGCACCGGCACCGCCGTCCCGCCGGCGGCGTCGAGGGCCCGGCTGCGGGCGAGCATGCCGGCCGAGAGGTCCACGCCGACCGCGCGCGCCCCCTGGCGGGCGACCCAGCGCGAGCCCTGTCCCGCCCCGCAGCCGACCTCGAGCACGACGGCGCCGGCGAGCTCGGCGGGGTCTCCCAGCAGGTGCGCCTCGTCCTCGGTGAGGCCCTCGGGGCCCCAGACCAGCACGTCAGTGCCGAGGGTGGCCCCGTGGTCCTCGAGGTAGGTGGTGGAGGCGCCGTCCCAGTGGCTGCGGCTGGCGCGCACGCTCTCGTCGGCGCCCGCGGGGCCGTACCCCGCGCTGGAAAGGGGTCCGCTCATTCCGGTAGTCTCTCTGCTGGGTGTGTCGTGCGCTGTCGGAGGTCCCGTTCCCCGGGGCCGAGGCCAGCGGCGCCGGCCGCCGCGGTGATGAGGCTGAGACTCACGCCGGTCCGCACGCTGGTCCGCCGGCGGAGGTCCGGTGGCTCCCTGGTGCTGGTCCCCGTGGTGCTCGTGCGCGCGACGCTCCCGTCAACCGCCCACCACTCATTCCCTGTCCGCATCGGAGCCCACCCCTTCATGACCGCCACCCTCCCGACGTCGAGCGCTCCCCAGGTCGCCATCAACGACATCGGCACCGCCGAAGAGCTGCTCGCCGCGATCGACGAGACGATCAAGTACTTCAACGACGGGGACATCGTCTCCGGCACCATCGTCAAGGTCGACCGCGACGAGGTCCTCCTCGACATCGGCTACAAGACCGAGGGCGTCATCCCCTCGCGCGAGCTGTCCATCAAGCACGACGTCGACCCCAGCGAGGTCGTCGGCGTCGGCGACGAGGTCGAGGCCCTCGTCCTCCAGAAGGAGGACAAGGAAGGCCGCCTCATCCTGTCCAAGAAGCGGGCTCAGTACGAGCGCGCCTGGGGCACGATCGAGAAGCTGAAGGAGGAGGACGGCGTCGTCACCGGCACCGTCATCGAGGTCGTCAAGGGCGGCCTCATCCTCGACATCGGCCTGCGCGGCTTCCTGCCCGCCTCCCTCGTCGAGATGCGCCGCGTGCGCGACCTGGCCCCCTACGTGGGCCAGCAGCTCGAGGCGAAGATCATCGAGCTCGACAAGAACCGCAACAACGTGGTCCTGTCGCGCCGCGCCTGGCTGGAGGAGACCCAGTCGGCCGTCCGCCAGAACTTCCTGCAGACCCTGCAGCGCGGCCAGGTCCGCCCGGGCGTCGTGTCCTCGATCGTCAACTTCGGCGCCTTCGTCGACCTCGGCGGCGTGGACGGCCTCGTGCACGTCTCCGAGCTCTCCTGGAAGCACATCGACCACCCCTCCGAGGTCGTCGAGGTGGGCCAGGAGGTCAAGGTCGAGGTCCTCGACGTCGACATGGACCGCGAGCGCGTCTCCCTGTCGCTGAAGGCGACCCAGGAGGACCCGTGGCAGCAGTTCGCCCGGACCCACGCGATCGGCCAGGTCGTCCCCGGCAAGGTCACCAAGCTCGTCCCGTTCGGTGCGTTCGTGCGCGTCGAGGAGGGCATCGAGGGCCTGGTCCACATCTCCGAGCTGGCCGAGCGCCACGTGGAGCTGCCGGAGCAGGTCGTCAACGTCGGTGACGACATCTTCGTCAAGGTCATCGACATCGACCTCGAGCGCCGCCGCATCTCCCTGTCGCTGAAGCAGGCGAACCAGGGCGTCGACACCGAGTCGGACGACTTCGACCCGTCGCTGTACGGCATGGCCGCGGAGTACGACGAGGCGGGGAACTACAAGTACCCCGAGGGCTTCGACCCCGAGACCAACGACTGGCTCGAGGGCTTCGAGGCGCAGCGCGAGGAGTGGGAGCGGCAGTACGCCGAGGCCCACGCCCGCTGGGAGGCGCACCGCAAGCAGGTCGCCGAGGCGCGCACCCGCGACGCCGAGGCCGCGAGCTCGGGCGAGTCGGCCCCGACGAGCTACTCCAGCTCGGCCCCGGTCGAGGCCAGCTCGAGCCGCTCCAACGGCCCCGCGGCGGAGGGCACCCTGGCCTCCGACGAGGCGCTGGCGGCCCTGCGCGAGAAGCTCACCGGCGGCTGATGCGCCGCTGAGCGCTCGCTCACGCACGACGAGGCCCCGCACCCCTTCCGGGGGGTGCGGGGCCTCGTCCGTGTCCGGCTGTCCCCGCCGTAGGGTCGCCGGGTGCTGTACGTGGGGCTGACCGGCGGTGTGGGAGCGGGCAAGAGCACGGCGGCCGCTGTGCTGCGGGACCTGGGGGCCGTGGTGGTCGACGCCGACGCCATCGCCCGCGAGGTGGT is a genomic window containing:
- a CDS encoding hotdog fold thioesterase, whose product is MTDSPTSPTGVPEHLTGNAVLSTAGTLIERMGIRLDLSDPARPTGTMPVEGNTQPYGLLHGGASVVLAETLGSVAAALCAGEGRVAVGVDINATHHRAVRSGVVTGRTEPLHQGRTTATYEVVITDERGRRVCTSRITCQLRDAPPR
- the rpsA gene encoding 30S ribosomal protein S1, translating into MTATLPTSSAPQVAINDIGTAEELLAAIDETIKYFNDGDIVSGTIVKVDRDEVLLDIGYKTEGVIPSRELSIKHDVDPSEVVGVGDEVEALVLQKEDKEGRLILSKKRAQYERAWGTIEKLKEEDGVVTGTVIEVVKGGLILDIGLRGFLPASLVEMRRVRDLAPYVGQQLEAKIIELDKNRNNVVLSRRAWLEETQSAVRQNFLQTLQRGQVRPGVVSSIVNFGAFVDLGGVDGLVHVSELSWKHIDHPSEVVEVGQEVKVEVLDVDMDRERVSLSLKATQEDPWQQFARTHAIGQVVPGKVTKLVPFGAFVRVEEGIEGLVHISELAERHVELPEQVVNVGDDIFVKVIDIDLERRRISLSLKQANQGVDTESDDFDPSLYGMAAEYDEAGNYKYPEGFDPETNDWLEGFEAQREEWERQYAEAHARWEAHRKQVAEARTRDAEAASSGESAPTSYSSSAPVEASSSRSNGPAAEGTLASDEALAALREKLTGG
- a CDS encoding class I SAM-dependent methyltransferase, encoding MSGPLSSAGYGPAGADESVRASRSHWDGASTTYLEDHGATLGTDVLVWGPEGLTEDEAHLLGDPAELAGAVVLEVGCGAGQGSRWVARQGARAVGVDLSAGMLARSRALDAAGGTAVPVLQADAGRLPLAAASADVAFSAYGALPFTADAAGVLAEVHRVLVPGGRWSFSVSHPVRWAFPDDPGPRGLVADRSYFDRAPYVERDDDGALLYAEHHRTLGDWVRLLRGAGFGLVDLVEPEWSHPEQPTWGGWSALRGEHLPGTAVFVCERLSA
- the polA gene encoding DNA polymerase I translates to MTTTSSATSVDAVLEGPRPRLLLVDGHSLAYRAFFALPAENFSTSTGQVTNAVYGFTSMLINLLRDEAPTHVGVAFDVSKRTFRTEEYPEYKAGRSATPTEFTGQVDLVKEVLAALRIAVVTKEGYEADDVIATLTGAARAQGAEVLVVTGDRDAFQLVDEATTVLYPRKGVSDLARMTPEAVEEKYGVRPERYGDLAALVGETSDNLPGVPGVGPKTAAKWLTAHGDLQGLVAGVGSLTGKAGQSLRDHLDQVLRNKRLNAPVRDLELPVVVDDLAVRPWDREEVHRVFDGLEFRVLRDRLFATLSADEPEVDGGFAVSAERPAGSDAAAWIAAHAAPGGPASGVAVLGRWSGGSGDAWGLALAGADGATAWFDLRELSPDAEAALAAWLADADAPKVLHDAKPALHALAERGTPLAGLVADTALAAYLCQPDQRSYDLADLAVRFLQRELKVDEDAAGAGEQQGVLDLDGDAAGPDEGQLACVRAAAALELSAVLAEQVEQRGGTQLLGELELPLVPLLAQMEADGIAVDTAALERLEGEFAEVVADAAEEAYAAIGGQKINLGSPKQLQVVLFEQLGMPKTKRTKTGWTTDAEALADLNVRQPHPFLDHLLRHRDASRLRQTVEGLLKAVADDGRIHTTFQQTIAATGRLSSTDPNLQNIPIRTAEGRRIREAFVVGRDAEVLLTADYSQIEMRIMAHLSGDEGLIEAFRSGEDLHRFVGARVFGVEPADVTGEMRAKIKAMSYGLAYGLSAFGLSRQLTIPVDEARGLMDDYFARFGGVRDYLRGVVEEARATGFTETVLGRRRYLPDLTSDNRQRREIAERMALNAPIQGSAADVIKLAMLGVERALREQDLRSRLLLQVHDELVVDVAPGEREAVEALLREQMGARVQERTQLSVPLDVSVGAGASWHEAGH
- a CDS encoding GNAT family N-acetyltransferase gives rise to the protein MASRTVVVRRADPSDPSDLALLQAAVASAPGGTPVPAQREPLAAAAPAALEPADPAGPAAPAAGGGSDEAVAALLAHPDVEVLVAVSPDGERPEAVGLAVLRRGRVVLPAPAVVVHVEQLWVAPAWRRRGVGHQLLAAVAASAEAAGAEEVQAAAASGQRDVQRFLARLGFARPVVVRSAPLAVLRSRLAAAGAAGGGRRDRRRAALDELVARRRRQLDRAPG
- a CDS encoding GGDEF domain-containing protein; protein product: METTAPLDAAPSRRSAVTRWTAVLADARQERRFRAARAHVMRRDVQVVAVALIAYNAWSAGEKLLDAPASAGGLGLVANNAVLLVACVAAVLVVRRVRTWVGAAAVLVCGVGVYTVVNVASVVGQVFPPQSAVLIAVMSVAVLYLHAQLPVAATAALTGLWTLVSTGAIAVAIARLPAGDPRGGWDVLVEGGVLMVIINAIGLVSTHRTAVGERMLFAEREHVQRLSTTDPLTGAANRRRWEQQLDAAWRECGRDGSPVGLLLVDVDRFKAVNDRFGHSGGDDVLRRVAQLLSARAQRGRDLVARLGGDEFAVVLPGTPLEAVREIADALLADVRALRTSVPADDPLSVLALSVGAGAAVPPAGAAAGSGWGGAVAEVDALLYRAKADGRDRVCSAASPEERPAAGLTR